In the genome of Nonomuraea sp. NBC_00507, the window ACCGGTAGGCAGCGGCGCGCCCACGGACGCCCTGAGAGCCGCCGCCTGCCCCAGCAGGAGTCCGGCCTCCTCGTGCCGCCCGGCGAGCACCCGCGCGCCCGCCAGCCCCTCCAGTGCCAGCGCGATGGCCCGGGGGTCGCCGCCCTTGCAGGCCGCCGACAGGCCCCGCAACTGGAGCTCCAGCGCGGCCGCCGAGTCGCCCCGCTGCTCGGCCGCGAAGCCCAGCTCGGCCAGGATCAGCGCGGCCCCGGGCTCGCCTGCCACGTCCATGACCCAGTCCAGCCACTTGCGCAGTAGCCGCTCGGCCTCCTCCAGGCGTCCCTGCCGCCGGGCCGCGAGTGCGAGGCCGAGCTCGGCGAACTCCTCGGCGGGCCGGTTCGACTGCGCCGCCGCCAGCCGCCTGGCGCGCTCGTGATAGTCGTCGGCCGCCGCGTAGTCGCCCGTCAGCATGGCGATCCTGCCGAGCCGCGACAGCGCGTCCGACATCGAGCTCCACAGGCCCAGCTCCTCCGCCATGCGCAGTCCTTCCATACGCAGCGCGGCGGCCCGCTCGTAGTCGCCGGTGATCTCGGCGAGCGTGCCGAGGTTCTCCGCGGCCCGCAGCTCGCCCCACCGGTCGCCGACTTGCCTGAACAGCGCGAGCCCCTGCTCACCGTCCCGCCGCAGCGCCTGCAGGTCGCCCCGCATGGCGGCGTATTTCGCCAGCACGCCGAGCGCTGCGGCCGTGCCCCAGGTGTCGCCGAGCTCCCTGAAGCCCTCCAGCGCACTCCGCACCAGGTCCGCGCTAGCCGACAGGTCGTCGAACCCGTACATCGCGAACCCGGCGAACCACTGCGCTCTCGCCCGGGCGAGCGGATCCTCGATGGCCGCGAACAAGGCGGCATCAGGAGCCTCGGGCTGCCCTGCCAGCATCCGCAGCCCGGACAGCCACACCTGGGCCTCCGCCGTGCCCGGGGCCGGCTCGGCGGCGACGGACGGGGCGGTGTCCGTGATGGACAGGGCGGTCTCGAACGCCCGCCGGCCCTCGCCGAGCCTGCCGCGCAGAACCCAATACCAGGCCATCGCGTTCACCAGCCGCACCGCCTCGCCGGCCGCGCCGAGCCGTACGGCCGTCTCCAGGGCCGCTCTCAGATTGGCGCCCTCGGCGTCGAGCAGCGCGAGCGTGCGCCGCTGCTCGTGCCCTCTCAGGTGCGGCTCCGCCCGCTCGGCCAGGGCCGTGTAGTAGCGGACGTGCCGCAGTGCGATCAGGTCGTCCTCGCCGGCCTCCCGCAACCGCTCCCGGCAGTAGGCCGCGACCGACTCCAGCAGCCGGAAACGCGGCCCCGCGGCCCGCACCACCAGCGACCGGTCCACCAGCCTGGCCAGCAGGTCGAGCACGTCCACGCCCGGTTCCGCGCACACGTCCTCGGCTGCCTCCAGCGCGCACCCGTCGGCGTGCACGGCCAGCCGCCGCAACACCACCTGCTCGTGCCGCGAAAGCAGCTCCCAGCTCCAGTCCATCATCGCCCGCAACGTCTGCTGCCTGGCCGGGGCGTCGCGCGCACCCGAGGCGAGCAGCCGGAAGCGGTCGTCGAGGCGGTCGGCGAGCTGGCGCGGGGTCAGGGTCCGCATCCTCGTGGCGGCCAGCTCCAGGGCCAGGGGGATGCCGTCCAGCCGCGCGCAGACCTCCACCACGTCGG includes:
- a CDS encoding BTAD domain-containing putative transcriptional regulator, with protein sequence MDVRFGVLGPLAVWTADGEPVRVVETKVRALLAGLLIHAGQTVSADRLVEDLWGDRPPADAPAALRVKVSQLRGVLEDRKLVAYRAPGYVLRVEPDTVDAGRFETLLGRAQHADGPGERASLLRQALALWRGGAYAEFADEPFAQAAVARLDEQRLVAMEELAEARLGLGEHALVAAELADLVARHPLRERLRAVHVRALYLAGRQSEALAAYEDLRRRLREEFGADPSAELAGLHRAILRQDPALDVAAARPPTNLLVSLSGLVGREEAVTEVRALLRANRLVTLTGPGGVGKTRLALAAADLFAGAQGVAPGGGGFDGGVWLVELASLRAGAPEVEVAEAIAGVLGLRDDMPHCMLERLAATLGAKRTLLVLDNCEHVVEQVAALASRLLRAAPGLHVMATSQESLRIEGESLWSVPPLGREAAVELFTTRAGIEPDADVVEVCARLDGIPLALELAATRMRTLTPRQLADRLDDRFRLLASGARDAPARQQTLRAMMDWSWELLSRHEQVVLRRLAVHADGCALEAAEDVCAEPGVDVLDLLARLVDRSLVVRAAGPRFRLLESVAAYCRERLREAGEDDLIALRHVRYYTALAERAEPHLRGHEQRRTLALLDAEGANLRAALETAVRLGAAGEAVRLVNAMAWYWVLRGRLGEGRRAFETALSITDTAPSVAAEPAPGTAEAQVWLSGLRMLAGQPEAPDAALFAAIEDPLARARAQWFAGFAMYGFDDLSASADLVRSALEGFRELGDTWGTAAALGVLAKYAAMRGDLQALRRDGEQGLALFRQVGDRWGELRAAENLGTLAEITGDYERAAALRMEGLRMAEELGLWSSMSDALSRLGRIAMLTGDYAAADDYHERARRLAAAQSNRPAEEFAELGLALAARRQGRLEEAERLLRKWLDWVMDVAGEPGAALILAELGFAAEQRGDSAAALELQLRGLSAACKGGDPRAIALALEGLAGARVLAGRHEEAGLLLGQAAALRASVGAPLPTGERGDVDRITAAVKAALGREGAAAAISRGAGLIEHR